From Montipora foliosa isolate CH-2021 chromosome 6, ASM3666993v2, whole genome shotgun sequence, a single genomic window includes:
- the LOC138006910 gene encoding transmembrane protein 127-like, with translation MLPTPLYFPNPSSSARRRSRYRRGSRRPKPEYERNVISAFFALASSVLLAIAEAEPKWLHIITGKCEGKYIGLYKVIAYKHPEVLTSYCFTPTIALLLRLVVALCCIGIIAGMFSCLLDLCGTMNSCLKVVKDYSMGNVITVIMCVASSLLVFWVTKILEAQPGNLHTPAKVKFDISFFLVVAAGASAVMATALSLVMHCYLHRTRERTHSEEELSLDLLYSMLPADSFSDIPPPAYSP, from the exons ATGCTACCAACTCCTTTGTATTTCCCGAATCCAAGTAGTTCTGCTAGGCGACGATCAAGATATAGAAGAGGCTCACGTCGACCAAAACCCGAGTACGAGAgaaatgtaatttccgcatttTTTGCCCTTGCTTCGTCGGTGCTTCTCGCAATTGCCGAGGCAGAACCTAAATGGCTACACATCATCACAGGAAAATGCGAGGGAAAGTACATTGGCTTGTACAAAGTAATCGCCTATAAGCATCCAGAAGTGTTAA CATCATATTGTTTCACACCAACCATTGCCCTCTTGTTGCGTTTGGTTGTGGCTTTGTGCTGCATAGGTATCATTGCTGGTATGTTCTCCTGTTTGTTGGACTTGTGTGGTACGATGAACTCGTGTCTAAAGGTTGTCAAAGATTATTCTATGGGAAACGTCATTACAG TAATCATGTGCGTTGCTTCCAGTCTTCTTGTTTTCTGGGTCACAAAGATTCTTGAAGCACAACCAGGCAACTTGCACACACCTGCTAAGGTCAAATTTGATATCAGCTTTTTCCTTGTAGTAGCAGCTGGGGCATCAGCGGTGATGGCAACTGCTCTGAGCTTGGTCATGCACTGTTATTTGCATCGCACTAGAGAAAGAACTCACTCTGAAGAAGAGCTATCACTAGATCTTTTGTACTCCATGCTGCCCGCAGATAGCTTCTCTGACATTCCCCCACCAGCCTACTCTCCTTAA